A portion of the Rhinolophus sinicus isolate RSC01 linkage group LG03, ASM3656204v1, whole genome shotgun sequence genome contains these proteins:
- the LOC109449614 gene encoding ubiquitin-like protein 7 isoform X1 has protein sequence MGKLRPKELKFLPVHHWMRRKRERERERMSLSDWHLAVKLADQPLAPKSILHLPETELGESSLGGYSISFLKQLIAGKLQESVPDPELIDLIYCGRKLKDDQTLDFYGIQPGSTVYVLRKSWPEPDQKPEPVDKVAALREFRVLHTALHSSSSYREAVFKMLSNKESLDQIIVATPGLSSDPIALGVLQDKDLFSVFADPNMLDTLVPAHPALVNAIVLVLHSVAGSTPLPGADSSSRSMPSSSYRDMPGGFLFEGLSDEEDDFHPSTRSTPSSSTPSSRPASLGYSGAAGPRPITQSELATALALASTPESSSHTPTPGTQGHSSGTSPMSSGIQSGTPITNDLFSQALQHALQASGQPSLQSQWQPQLQQLRDMGIQDDELSLRALQATGGDIQAALELIFAGGAP, from the exons atggggaaactgaggcctaaagaGCTGAAGTTCCTTCCTGTCCATCATTGGATGA ggagaaagagagagcgcGAAAGAGAGAGGATGTCTCTCTCAGATTGGCACCTGGCGGTGAAACTGGCGGACCAGCCACTTGCCCCAAAGTCTATTCTTCATTTGccagagacagagctgggagaATCCTCACTGGGGGGCTATAGTATTTCATTTCTGAAGCAGCTCATTGCTGGCAAACTCCAGGAATCAGTTCCGGACCCGGAGCTCATTG atCTGATCTACTGTGGCCGGAAGCTAAAAGATGACCAGACCCTGGACTTCTATGGCATTCAGCCTGGATCCACAGTCTATGTTCTACGCAAGTCCTGGCCTGAGCCCGACCAGAAACCAG AACCTGTGGACAAAGTGGCTGCCCTGAGGGAGTTCCGGGTCCTGCACActgccctgcacagcagctcctcctaCAGGGAGGCG GTCTTTAAGATGCTCAGCAATAAGGAATCTTTGGATCAGATCATTGTGGCCACCCCAGGCCTCAGCAGTGACCCCATTGCTCTCG GGGTTCTCCAGGACAAGGACCTCTTCTCTGTCTTCGCTGATCCCAACATGCTTGATAC GTTGGTACCTGCTCACCCAGCCCTAGTCAATGCCATTGTCCTGGTTCTGCACTCGGTGGCAGGCAGCACTCCACTGCCGGGGGCTGACTCCTCTTCCCGAAGCATGCCCTCCAGCTCGTACCGGGACATGCCAG GTGGCTTCCTGTTTGAGGGGCTCTCTGATGAGGAGGATGACTTTCACCCA AGCACCAGGTCCACGCCCTCTAGCAGCACACCCAGCTCCCGCCCAGCCTCCCTGGGGTACAGTGGAGCTGCTGGACCCAGGCCCATCACCCAGAGCGAACTGGCCACCGCCCTGGCCCTGGCCAGCACTCCTGAGAGCAGCtctcacacccccacccctggcaccCAG GGCCATTCCTCAGGGACCTCACCGATGTCCTCCGGCATCCAGTCAGGGACGCCCATCACCAATGATCTCTTCAGCCAAGCCCTGCAGCATGCCCTGCAGGCCTCTGGACAGCCCAGCCTGCAG AGCCAGTGGCAGCCCCAGCTGCAGCAGCTGCGTGACATGGGCATTCAGGACGATGAGCTGAGCCTGCGGGCCCTGCAGGCCACTGGGGGGGACATCCAAGCGGCCCTGGAGCTCATCTTTGCCGGGGGAGCCCCATGA
- the LOC109449614 gene encoding ubiquitin-like protein 7 isoform X2 — MSLSDWHLAVKLADQPLAPKSILHLPETELGESSLGGYSISFLKQLIAGKLQESVPDPELIDLIYCGRKLKDDQTLDFYGIQPGSTVYVLRKSWPEPDQKPEPVDKVAALREFRVLHTALHSSSSYREAVFKMLSNKESLDQIIVATPGLSSDPIALGVLQDKDLFSVFADPNMLDTLVPAHPALVNAIVLVLHSVAGSTPLPGADSSSRSMPSSSYRDMPGGFLFEGLSDEEDDFHPSTRSTPSSSTPSSRPASLGYSGAAGPRPITQSELATALALASTPESSSHTPTPGTQGHSSGTSPMSSGIQSGTPITNDLFSQALQHALQASGQPSLQSQWQPQLQQLRDMGIQDDELSLRALQATGGDIQAALELIFAGGAP; from the exons ATGTCTCTCTCAGATTGGCACCTGGCGGTGAAACTGGCGGACCAGCCACTTGCCCCAAAGTCTATTCTTCATTTGccagagacagagctgggagaATCCTCACTGGGGGGCTATAGTATTTCATTTCTGAAGCAGCTCATTGCTGGCAAACTCCAGGAATCAGTTCCGGACCCGGAGCTCATTG atCTGATCTACTGTGGCCGGAAGCTAAAAGATGACCAGACCCTGGACTTCTATGGCATTCAGCCTGGATCCACAGTCTATGTTCTACGCAAGTCCTGGCCTGAGCCCGACCAGAAACCAG AACCTGTGGACAAAGTGGCTGCCCTGAGGGAGTTCCGGGTCCTGCACActgccctgcacagcagctcctcctaCAGGGAGGCG GTCTTTAAGATGCTCAGCAATAAGGAATCTTTGGATCAGATCATTGTGGCCACCCCAGGCCTCAGCAGTGACCCCATTGCTCTCG GGGTTCTCCAGGACAAGGACCTCTTCTCTGTCTTCGCTGATCCCAACATGCTTGATAC GTTGGTACCTGCTCACCCAGCCCTAGTCAATGCCATTGTCCTGGTTCTGCACTCGGTGGCAGGCAGCACTCCACTGCCGGGGGCTGACTCCTCTTCCCGAAGCATGCCCTCCAGCTCGTACCGGGACATGCCAG GTGGCTTCCTGTTTGAGGGGCTCTCTGATGAGGAGGATGACTTTCACCCA AGCACCAGGTCCACGCCCTCTAGCAGCACACCCAGCTCCCGCCCAGCCTCCCTGGGGTACAGTGGAGCTGCTGGACCCAGGCCCATCACCCAGAGCGAACTGGCCACCGCCCTGGCCCTGGCCAGCACTCCTGAGAGCAGCtctcacacccccacccctggcaccCAG GGCCATTCCTCAGGGACCTCACCGATGTCCTCCGGCATCCAGTCAGGGACGCCCATCACCAATGATCTCTTCAGCCAAGCCCTGCAGCATGCCCTGCAGGCCTCTGGACAGCCCAGCCTGCAG AGCCAGTGGCAGCCCCAGCTGCAGCAGCTGCGTGACATGGGCATTCAGGACGATGAGCTGAGCCTGCGGGCCCTGCAGGCCACTGGGGGGGACATCCAAGCGGCCCTGGAGCTCATCTTTGCCGGGGGAGCCCCATGA